One segment of Rhinatrema bivittatum chromosome 14, aRhiBiv1.1, whole genome shotgun sequence DNA contains the following:
- the CDR2 gene encoding cerebellar degeneration-related protein 2: MLTDSLVEEFDIKDDEPWYDHRDLQQDLYLAAELGKTLLDRNTELEESLQQMYTTNQEQLQEIEYLTKQVELLRQMNEQHAKVYEQLDATARDLEEANQKMAADSRVSQQKIMSLTETIEGLQAQVEELQQEVEDLKRPGPACQRRERLEQSKSMHSVSCLKELYDLRQNFVYDHVFAERIVSLQSEQSPLDEENVVLRKTLSALQVQLNLERKKRERMEQEYSLVLKENTHLEQRLADSDACKARAQELEAQVAEMRQACRSENAFVSNVEKLAAERFFLSLKDSLGRELDPCLLLEVAAAVPESGRQSRRWSGGQALLGAAATAEDILHGHEETCIRRTEAVKQRGISLLNEVDAQYNALKVKYEELLQKCHTDNDSLSQKAVQTLKDSLRSSRDDDLSPPSSPASVPRARVELPQTAQPEYKALFREIFNSIKKTKEEISEQRMKHKYFSTLPLADV; the protein is encoded by the exons ATCTGTACCTTGCGGCCGAGCTGGGGAAGACCTTGCTAGACCGGAATACGGAGCTGGAGGAGTCCCTGCAGCAGATGTACACAACCAACcaggagcagctgcaggaaaTCGAG TACCTGACGAAGCAGGTGGAACTTCTGCGACAGATGAACGAACAGCATGCCAAAGTCTACGAGCAGCTGGATGCAACGGCACGGGATCTGGAGGAAGCCAACCAGAAGATGGCCGCAGACAGCAGGGTGTCGCAGCAGAAGATAATGAG TCTGACGGAGACGATCGAAGGCCTGCAGGCGCAGGTGGAGGAACTCCAGCAAGAAGTGGAGGATTTGAAGAGGCCAGGCCCAGCCTGCCAGCGtcgggagaggctggagcagtcCAAATCCATGCACAGCGTCTCCTGCCTAAAGGAGCTGTATGACCTTCGCCA gaatttTGTGTACGATCATGTCTTTGCGGAAAGAATTGTGTCCCTGCAGTCTGAACAGAGTCCCCTGGACGAAGAGAACGTCGTTTTACGGAAGACCCTGTCGGCGCTGCAGGTCCAGCTGAACCTGGAAAGGAAGAAGCGAGAGAGGATGGAGCAGGAGTACAGCCTGGTCCTGAAGGAGAACACCCACCTGGAGCAGAGGCTCGCGGACTCGGACGCCTGCAAAGCCCGGGCGCAGGAGCTGGAAGCGCAGGTGGCAGAGATGCGGCAGGCGTGCCGCTCGGAGAACGCCTTCGTCAGCAACGTGGAGAAACTGGCCGCCGAAAGGTTTTTTCTGTCCCTGAAGGACTCGCTCGGGAGAGAGTTGGACCCCTGCCTTCTGCTGGAGGTCGCCGCCGCCGTGCCAGAGAGCGGCCGGCAGTCCCGGAGGTGGAGCGGCGGTCAGGCGCTTCTCGGCGCCGCCGCCACGGCCGAAGACATCCTCCACGGCCACGAAGAAACCTGTATCAGGAGGACCGAGGCCGTGAAGCAGAGGGGAATCTCTCTGCTCAACGAGGTGGACGCGCAGTACAACGCACTGAAGGTTAAGTACGAGGAGCTGCTTCAGAAGTGCCACACGGACAACGACTCATTGAGCCAGAAGGCTGTGCAGACCCTCAAGGACTCCCTGCGGAGTTCAAGAGACGATGACCTTTCACCTCCCAGCAGCCCAGCGTCCGTCCCGAGAGCACGGGTAGAGCTGCCCCAGACTGCACAGCCAGAATACAAAGCACTTTTCCGAGAGATCTTTAATAGTATTAAGAAAACCAAGGAAGAAATAAGCGAACAAAGAATGAAACACAAATATTTTTCTACTCTGCCTTTAGCAGATGTGTGA